A genomic stretch from Neomonachus schauinslandi chromosome 16, ASM220157v2, whole genome shotgun sequence includes:
- the TMEM150B gene encoding modulator of macroautophagy TMEM150B: MWGYLSLLPAFLALWAIAGVWTVFALAVTNKSVNLTEGFPYISLCGSYPPQSCIFSQLLNMGAAMAAWICIIRYHQLRDWGVGKWFNRLILWTGLLCALGTSVVGNFQQKNQLPTHLIGAFFALFVGNLYFWLQLFLFWRMRSLPQPGAAWIGPLRLGLCSLCTILMVAMVILHSWPLRSASAACEWAIATLLFTLFGLFAVDFSCLDGCTLCLQPGPSLSPPPASPISLQIPL, from the exons ATGTGGGGTTACCTGTCCCTGCTGCCTGCCTTCCTGGCCCTTTGGGCTATTGCTGGAGTCTGGACCGT TTTTGCCCTTGCCGTGACCAACAAGTCTGTGAACCTCACCGAAGGTTTCCCCTATATCAG CCTCTGTGGATCTTACCCCCCTCAGAGCTGCATCTTCAGCCAGCTGCTGAACATGGGAGCTGCTATGG ccgcCTGGATCTGCATTATCCGTTACCACCAGCTCCGGGACTGGGGAGTCGGAAAATGGTTTAACCGGCTGATCCTGTGGACGGGGCTTCTGTGTGCCCTGGGCACCTCCGTGGTGGGCAATTTCCAG CAAAAGAACCAGCTGCCAACGCACCTGATAGGGGCCTTCTTTGCCTTATTCGTGGGCAACCTCTACTTCTGGCTGCAGCTTTTTCTCTTCTGGAGGATGAGGAGcctgccccagcctggggccGCCTGGATCGGACCGCTCCGCCTGGGCCTCTGCAGCCTCTGCACCATCCTCATGGTGGCCA TGGTCATCCTCCATTCCTGGCCGCTGCGCTCAGCCTCTGCTGCGTGTGAGTGGGCCATCGCCACACTGCTGTTCACGCTCTTCGGCCtgtttgctgtggatttttcctGCCTGGACGGCTGCACCCTATGTCTCCAGCCgggccccagcctcagccccccaCCGGCCTCCCCCATCTCCCTGCAGATCCCCCTGTGA